In Erigeron canadensis isolate Cc75 chromosome 8, C_canadensis_v1, whole genome shotgun sequence, the DNA window GGTTTGGTGGAAACACTACCCGTTGATTTCTTAGATTTGGAAAAGGAGGGTACTTTACTGGATTTGGTCCCTGATGAGCTTCTTTTGGTTGGAGGTTTGGAATAGGGTACTGCTTTACTAGACTTAGGTACCGATGGGCTTCTTTTGGAGGGTGATTTCGCGGCTGAataagttttattgtttttctgATCGGCCACCTTCATCGGCTTTTTACCCTTTCCTTTATGGTCTTGCAGTTTTGGCCTGCCACCATTTCTTTGATAGTCAACCAGACTGAGAGACTCTAGGCTCTCATTTTTCCTCATGGCCTCCTCAACAAGGTTTGCTAGAGTGAGATCTTTTTTAGTAATTAGACTCGTCACCTTTCCTGAATAAAAGAACACGAAATGTGAAGATAAATGAATTTCGTCCAGTTATAAATGCAGCTTGTTATTGTACATTTGGGTTGAGTTTTTGACACAAGTTAAATTACTTTTGATAATGACGAAGTAAAAGGATCTTGTGGAGCAAAAGACAAAGTAGGTAATTATAGCCGAAAGCTTACCAAGAGAAACTTATTAGAATTACGATTTGACACCACAAAATGTAAATCATCAGAATTGCACCAAGATAACAGTAATGGTCTTAGCGGGGCAAAAATAGCAAAGAGAAGCAGTGAAGAAATTACCTTTTGCACCCATGCGAGCAGTCCTTCCAGTCCGATGAAGATAGTCAATCTAAAGTGcaaatataataaacattattaagAGCTGGCAATTTCAATCCATTTTCTTATTAGCATGTTGTTTTGGgtcatgttttatctttaaacgGATAAGTAAAAACCTTAACCCAACGGGAATGAGTTAAACGAGTTGAAAGTCATCCAAAGTGCTTTTTTGATGGAAACCTCATTCAAATACTATTACTAACACATTAATCATCTATTTAAGAGTCAAAGATTGGAGAAGGAAGTGATTGGGAGTCAATCGAACATGCCGAATTACAACATGGAGCCATTTTTGACACATTACCCAACCTGTCGCATCTTAACACCTTTAAGATTAATATTTGCAAACGTCCAAAAATAACTATGATCAGACTATGAAAAATTAGAGAGCATCACACAAAAATGCTTACAGAGTTCAAGGGaaaatcaaacataataacatgATCAACATCCAAGTCCAATCCCCGCGCCGCCAAGTCTGTACATACGAGTGTGGGGCAATCTCCATCATCACTTTTGAACTTTTTGAGGTTTTCAACCCTGGTTCATAATTTAACACCATTAAagtgttgcaaacattatatcagTTTCCGTAATTTCGTAATGGTGAAAGGGTATTTTATACATTTACTAATAATCCATTCCCGTAATTAGTAATTACTTATTAGACATGTAACAAACAATATACAAACCACCATAGCCTTCTTACAAATACATGTGCATGGTTAAATTTGCAAATGTTTCTTTCTCAGACCCATGAAAATGCTAACATTTGACTCTACATTTGAGACAATACAAGCCACAGACCGCTGGTCAAATGTCTAAAAAACACGTCAGCAATGGCAGAATGGGGGGAATCCAGAATCATGTGGATAAAAGCATAAAACAAGTAACTTGCAATGGAAAGGATCATTTATAGAAACAATGGGCTTATAGATAAGTTAGGGTGATATTTTGCCAAACGGAAGACAAAATCATTGGAAGATGACCcacaaacaataataatgtTCCCCCTTCACAAGAAAATTTGAACAATTTTCATTACCTGTTCTACTTTCACTACTCTCTAGTCTCTAATGACGAAAgggtattttaaaattttcaacgATAAACACTTAATAGCATTTCACCTTTCAACCGCAGGCACCTCGCCATGATAGTTAACAGTAGCTAGTTGGTTTTCACCAAGAAAATGATCGACAGCACGGCTGGAATTCAATGTATTACAAAACACCATTACCCGATTGCCCTTGGCTAAACTTGGCTCAAGAACCTACATAAGACATCATCGGTTAAACATTAGAGGGTATGAAGGAcaaacagtaaaaaaaaaaatcttcaatAGAAAATTTTCCACATCTAAATCAACTATTAATAAAAATCAATCACAATTCTTCTcttttaatcaatcaatcatgTCAGCAGCCGAAAACCCATCTAAACCCTGAAACACCGAATGCCACCCGTCTTCTCCCTCTTCATTATTGCCACAAGGCCCGCAAGTGGGGGTACACAACTAGTTCATCAGATCTTCCTCAAGCAATGTTAAAGAATCCATCCACCCCAGTAATAAATGAGCTTAATCACTTATTTAGCAAAACCAAAGAAGAACTTTATCATGTAAGATATTAAACTATTACAAGTGACAGGTCACCATCACCATTTAACCaaacatattatataaattgCATCAAAGAATTTACAAATACACCCTTCAATTTCAAAACATGTATTTTGACTTTCCATGACAAACTTCCAACTGGATAATTCTCTAAATATAAAATTCATCGCCAACAATTTTGCCTTTGTTGGAAAATGCAATAACATTAATGTAATTAGCCATGGCAAGTTAAACATGAAAGCAAACTTGTAACTATTAGggtcaatatatataatttttctctATATAAGTTCAGTTGACTTCAAATGATTGAACTTTTATTGCCTAGTTCACTATTAGTTACATTACGAGGGTGCACACAAGTCGGCCAAGACCAAAGAAACAGAAGAACAATGCCCAGAACTAGCTTGTTTGGTCCCAATTTTTTAACATCATGTTTTTCTTAGCTGTTAACAGTTTGAGCCCACTTATAAAGGAAAACTGGCCCCGTTTTTGTTCATATTTTCAAACTTAAAAACACCTAATTTATCTTTTTCAAATGAATAGTTCATTTTCGAGTTCAAAAGTTGGAACGAAGAAACATGAAGAATCAGAAAGTACCAAaccaaatgaaaaaaaacaatgaatgTCTTCGGAGAATCAGAGAAGTCATTGGGCCTGTTTAATTAGCTTTAACTTTTTCTATATTAGCGACGGGTAATTCAAATATTCCTAAATAAGCAAAGcaatgataaaaaaataaaaaagacaacgAACCTGCAGCAATGCTTCCAACTTATTTTCTGCACCTGAAAGCTTGATAAAATCATGGCGAGCAGAAGCAACCTTTTTATGCAGAGTTGAAGTGCGAAGATGTTCAATTCCTTGAAACTCCTCATTAACTAGGTTCTGCACAGCCTACAAgaaattgaataaaaattacCATCTAGTTTACTTTAATGTAGAACctaaaaaacttaatttttattattttgtataattttaCAGTACCAAAAAAAGTAACTAGCATACATTTGTCATTGTCGCAGACACCAAAACAGTTTGAAACCCAAGACCATCTGCCTTTAGTGCACGATTTTTCAATGGGCCAAGAAACTTGCGGATATCCGGACCAAATCCTCGATCAAACATCGTGTCAGCCTCATCCAACACCTAACAACATATGTTATACCAGTATATTAAAAACGACGGGAAAAGTGCAAACAATACTAGGATTTCAGTTTTTCGGAATTTATCAAATACACcaagaaaaaaaggaagaaatagACAGTCACCAGATATTTGATATCACCATACACCAAGTTCCCCTCTTCAATATGTTGCAGAACCCTGCCAGGTGTTCCTACCACCATGTCGATTGGTGAATTTAATGCATCTTCTTGGGGTCTTATACGCCCACCACCACTAACCATTGTTGACCTGAATCGAGCATGATGACTAATTGACTTTGCAACACCAAATACCTGCAATATAAAACCTTCATCTGAATTAACATCACCTATCTAGATTTTATGACCAGGGTATGcgctttcttttttttttgaaactcgTACCCACTAGAGTAGCaatcttttttataatttttttgcgGTATAGATACTAACATGTTTTTCCCCATggcatatacaaaaaaaaaggattatAGTTGCTAAAACTATttagaaagaaaatgaaaaaaggtATCATTGATAACCTGTTCACATAACTCCCTTGTTGGGCAAAGGACAACAGCACGTGGACGCCTGGGCTTCATTACCATGCCATTTACTGCCTCGTCCTGTCTTAACAACTATATAGATAAAAGACGGAAGGAAACAGTTGTAAGTGTATAAGTCTTGCAAACCTTGAACCTTCTACTAACACAAGGTATAGCATTGAACAAGGCACACAAGATGTCAAGAACGAAGAGGTGATTATTAATTAAGTTTGATTCAAAGCAAAACCCAAGTGAGCAGtcaattaaaaacaaacaaaagcaACAATAAATGACATAGAACCACAGAACCAGAACCAGAATCCAAACAGAAAGTAACGAGCAACTGAAATTCGACGCTCAAACTCAGCAGTGGATTCTTCAAACTAAAACATCACGCTTATAAGCACATAGTAGgcttagggtttttttttcaaaaaaacctttttttataGCTAATGTCATCCAATTACATTGAAGCACAACTTCATAGAAAAGAAGACGACTTAAGCAGATTGGATTATTCACAAAGAATGTTTCTATAAGCACAAATAAAAtcatgaaaatcttgtttataTTCTCATTTCCATGAAGAACTTATGTGCtatgataataaaaaagtattttCATGTATCATCGAAAACTGCATATAAGAATATGGCTTTCAATAAGAAAAAAGTAAGAAGAAGTTACGTTTTGATAACGGCGGCCAGGGAAAGATGCATTATTGGGCTTAGGAGTTATTTGGATTATGCGTTCAAAGTTATTATcacttcaaaaatcaaaatcaaaaaatcagATTCTTAAACAGGGCACTTAGATTTGCATCATTAATAATCGAAATTACCATGATTATAGTGTTTGGATGTGCTTAATCTTAAAGAAGTGATGATCACTTTAAAGGTGTATATAAGTACTGTGTAGTTTAGTGAATCCTTTCATAGTTTGTGTCGGTGTGAGTAGCACCAAACCTAATACTGATAAGTGCTTATTTGATCGCCCAAAAAATCTAATTGTCATAGCAGAAGTAACCAAGTAAGTATCAACGGTTTCAATAAGTCCATCTAGACATCACCAAGTAGGTCATATACTCATTTTACAATGATCGATTAATCACTATCTTAATAAAAGACTAATCAAAGAAGCCAATATCACGTTTACTTTTTTAAGAGTGTTTGAGAGTGCTTATTTCAAGTGTCTATAGCTTATTGCATGTTTTGAAAGCCAAAACTCGGTTTGAAGTGTTTGACTATATTAGGTAAATTTTTACCTTGATCTAAGGGGTAAATTAGTCAGGTAAGTGCtgtttgttttaaatttaaacacAGATTTTTAATTCACAAACACATATAAATATGCATTCCCGCGAACCCTCGAATGCAAAACTCTGCTCCAAAATTGCAATCATCGGTCCCAACCCATATCAAAACAATCCCTCAACCGAAAAATTCTCGTTTTTAACATTATCTTAAACAGTTAAACGACCAACAAGGTAGACTAATGGTGTGTCCTGTTATCCTCACAAGGGGTCTCAGGTATCTTCCTTGGTAAACCTATCGAATTTGGCCAGTAAAAAGGTTTTGAAACGGTCACTTGGATATCTCGGTTAGGCTGCCTACATCTAAGTCAATTTggccttgtttcttttttacttaataaacttaatagttaagaacttaatcaTTCAGTAAAATTTCATGTATCTTTTtcaacttaataaacaaaaataacagtCAATTACTAATATTTTACTTAACACATACAGACATTCTTAATGCATTCAGTCACTTATAACACTcagcacttaatgactaaaaaaagaaacgaGACCAAAGACTCGCTCGCATGAGACTATAAGCAAAACCTACATAGCAAATAATCAAAAGAATAAAGTAAagttaaatcaattaaatatactACCTGAACAAGAGGCAACAAATAAGCAAGTGTTTTACCAGAACCAGTATGAGACCCTAAAACAACACTTTTTCCTTCAAGCACATTAGGTATCCCCAAACACTGAATCTCAGTAGGAACACTAATACCCATTTCACTTAAAGCCCCTAAAACCTCTTCACTCAATCCCAATTCCAAAAAGCTCAAaactttatcatttttcttgattttttgacCACTACCCACTTCATCATTTTCAAAACCCACCAATAAAGACTGTTGCTTTTTAGCATTTGGCTTAATGGGTATTGAATCTTTAAGGTGTCTTATTCTTAGGCGTTCAAGAAGGATGGAATGCTTTGATGATTCTAATGATGGTGGTTCATCATCTGTTATGGGTGTGTTTGTTGTGGTTGTGAAGGCGGCTGTGGTGAGTGTTCTAAGGGGTTTAAAAAGCCTTAAAGAAGGATGGTGAGGTTTTGGTAAGGATAAGAGGGAGAATGAGAGTGTTAGGATTCTTGAAGTTCCCATTTTTGTTGAGGTTTTACAGAGTgggattttgtgtgtgttttggtgAGAGATATGAGAGAAGGGTTTTTGAGGTATGACCCGTATGAATGGATAAAGAGATGGATTGCAGAAATGGTTTCACAAAACTGTTcgtactagttttttttttttttttgtctatttctttttacaaaaatgttaacatcaatttcttttttagtttatacTAGATTTGTGCTCGCACAATGTAACGGCGGTAACGTTGATGGTAatgatgtggttattaacgtaaaaataatttcattgcgGTCGGAGATGTGATGAATTGTTGTGGAGGTGGGGGACAGATTTTAAGGTAAggtttttgctatgtgtttctgCGTGAGGAGAGATAgaggttaaatttttttaaagacattttagtcacagtttataaaatagaaataaagatgTATTAGGATAGAGGGTAAATGTGTCATTTTaggtttttaaaattaaggTGAAGGGGGGGTTTGTTTTATagagaagtatagatatagatatttgaaagatgaataataaaactatgaagTGTTTAATTGTTTATAGTCATTTATCAAAGCTTGAGTTATGGTTATTATACGTGTTGGCTATCAATTTTTTTACATGAGATTTTCAAATCGAAGCATACCATCAAATGATTAAAATCTTAACTCAATAGCAGATAGTCAATTGTTTAAATAGATCTTTCTACCACAAGTCGGATTACACAACTAAAGGAAACACTTCGTAGCCTCCCTACAACAATTTGAAATTAACAATCGCAAAGCTTTTAACTGGCAAGACTCAAACTCCCGTTTTATGAACATGGTCGACCAACTGTAGTGATCGGCTAGGCGGTTGCTTTAGGCCCTTCACTATGTTAGGCCCCAAAAATTTAGATATATTGGACTGAAGATATATCAAGTTTTTCTTGTAAAGCTTAGATTTTGGAAACAATTAAAACAAGGGGTAAAACAACCGCTACTCACTTGTTGATGCACTACCACTATTTTTTGTacacaaataattttttaaaccatgtCGTCACAACTCACATACGatgatacttttttttgttttgcaaGCATTTCAAGCTTGAATGATATGAAAAGTATTTCGGAATTGAACTTTAAAACCTCC includes these proteins:
- the LOC122579308 gene encoding DEAD-box ATP-dependent RNA helicase 39; amino-acid sequence: MGTSRILTLSFSLLSLPKPHHPSLRLFKPLRTLTTAAFTTTTNTPITDDEPPSLESSKHSILLERLRIRHLKDSIPIKPNAKKQQSLLVGFENDEVGSGQKIKKNDKVLSFLELGLSEEVLGALSEMGISVPTEIQCLGIPNVLEGKSVVLGSHTGSGKTLAYLLPLVQLLRQDEAVNGMVMKPRRPRAVVLCPTRELCEQVFGVAKSISHHARFRSTMVSGGGRIRPQEDALNSPIDMVVGTPGRVLQHIEEGNLVYGDIKYLVLDEADTMFDRGFGPDIRKFLGPLKNRALKADGLGFQTVLVSATMTNAVQNLVNEEFQGIEHLRTSTLHKKVASARHDFIKLSGAENKLEALLQVLEPSLAKGNRVMVFCNTLNSSRAVDHFLGENQLATVNYHGEVPAVERVENLKKFKSDDGDCPTLVCTDLAARGLDLDVDHVIMFDFPLNSIDYLHRTGRTARMGAKGKVTSLITKKDLTLANLVEEAMRKNESLESLSLVDYQRNGGRPKLQDHKGKGKKPMKVADQKNNKTYSAAKSPSKRSPSVPKSSKAVPYSKPPTKRSSSGTKSSKVPSFSKSKKSTGSVSTKPFSKPNSAKKPIAKVGAKTRTVGQKSSGPKSTLKLNVVGFRGRSASSASTRAG